The Sulfolobus acidocaldarius DSM 639 genome has a window encoding:
- a CDS encoding ribbon-helix-helix domain-containing protein — MKKVVSVRLREDVVNKIDYFVSEMGLESRTDFLKQALDYYVKRKRSTAKGVL, encoded by the coding sequence ATGAAAAAAGTTGTAAGCGTCAGATTGAGGGAAGACGTTGTAAACAAAATTGATTACTTTGTATCTGAAATGGGTTTAGAGAGCAGAACAGATTTTCTAAAACAAGCCTTAGACTATTATGTGAAGAGGAAGAGGTCAACGGCTAAAGGAGTCCTTTAA
- the purF gene encoding amidophosphoribosyltransferase, producing the protein MSKIKEHCGIVGIHNVPDAPRIVYETLKFLQHRGQESAGITFLDKDRLSTVKGLGLVEDALDPIILKSSNFSIGHVRYSTTGRGVIDEAQPLSDGKIALAFNGTIPNYINYNVRIDTEFIYEVLKNQEDIRQGIRKLVDVADGGYSLVVLTNKGELIGLRDPKGFRPLVLGKLGSGYIIASEDSAIRQLGGIVIRDVKPGEMIYIKNGSIESEIVARDEVHFCSFEYIYFSRADSIIDGVSVYRARVRLGEILAENHPAKADIVVPVPESSVPIALGFSRKSGIPLEYGLVRTSVSKRSFIMPSQDKRESIVEEKFGVVGEVVRNKKIILIDDSIVRGTTMKKLVKLIRENGASEIHVRIGSPMIRYPCYMGIDFPNKKELIANDKNEMEIAKSIGADSVEYLSIDEMIKAIGRQDLCHACFSGMYPLKHSYDFSKLSVSMKG; encoded by the coding sequence ATTAGCAAGATAAAGGAACATTGCGGAATAGTCGGAATTCACAATGTTCCCGATGCACCAAGAATTGTATATGAGACTTTGAAGTTTCTCCAACATAGAGGTCAGGAATCGGCTGGAATAACATTCCTCGATAAGGATCGACTTAGTACTGTTAAGGGACTAGGACTTGTGGAAGACGCATTAGACCCAATAATTCTTAAATCGTCAAACTTCTCTATTGGTCACGTAAGATACTCGACTACAGGACGGGGAGTAATAGATGAAGCTCAGCCCCTAAGCGACGGTAAAATCGCTCTAGCGTTTAATGGAACTATTCCAAATTACATTAATTATAACGTGAGGATTGATACTGAATTCATTTATGAAGTACTGAAAAACCAAGAAGATATAAGGCAAGGGATAAGAAAATTGGTGGACGTAGCAGATGGTGGTTATTCCTTAGTTGTCTTAACCAATAAGGGTGAACTAATCGGTCTAAGAGATCCCAAAGGCTTTAGACCTTTGGTTTTAGGTAAATTAGGCTCAGGCTATATTATAGCGTCTGAAGATTCTGCAATAAGGCAGTTGGGAGGAATAGTGATTAGGGATGTTAAACCCGGTGAGATGATATACATCAAGAATGGCTCAATTGAAAGCGAGATCGTAGCTAGGGACGAAGTTCATTTTTGTTCCTTCGAGTATATTTACTTCTCTAGGGCTGACTCAATAATAGACGGAGTTTCAGTCTATAGGGCTAGAGTGAGGTTAGGCGAGATATTAGCTGAGAACCATCCAGCGAAAGCAGATATTGTGGTTCCTGTACCGGAGTCCTCTGTGCCAATTGCCCTAGGGTTTTCAAGGAAATCTGGAATTCCTCTGGAATATGGATTGGTCAGAACGTCTGTATCTAAGAGATCTTTTATAATGCCTTCCCAGGATAAGAGGGAAAGTATTGTTGAGGAGAAATTCGGAGTTGTTGGTGAGGTGGTAAGAAACAAGAAAATTATATTAATAGATGATTCTATAGTTAGAGGCACAACAATGAAAAAATTAGTGAAACTAATTAGAGAAAATGGTGCAAGTGAGATTCATGTGAGAATAGGTTCACCTATGATCAGGTATCCCTGCTATATGGGTATAGACTTTCCGAACAAGAAGGAATTAATCGCAAATGATAAAAACGAGATGGAGATTGCAAAGTCAATTGGAGCAGATTCTGTTGAATACCTCTCTATAGATGAGATGATTAAGGCAATTGGTAGACAAGATTTATGTCACGCATGTTTTTCAGGTATGTATCCTCTTAAACATTCGTATGATTTTTCTAAACTCAGTGTAAGTATGAAAGGGTGA
- the purM gene encoding phosphoribosylformylglycinamidine cyclo-ligase has protein sequence MVSEYSKSGVNLDKLKQYHNFIANYLGSSRLEVGIGHYAGVIKFDDKYLAMHVDGVGTKTLLALKTGIIEPTGVDCIAMNVNDIVCVGARPIAIVDYLALEGEMDDVIQKVMKGLKAGAEEAEVNIIGGETAIMPGVIKGYDLSCSAIGIADALKTGEDVRPGDVVLGLASNGVHSNGYSLIRKLIDEGKLRLDDWAEELMKPTKIYVKSVLSVKDKIKAVAHITGGSFSKLRRITKFGISLKMPEPLDIFKAIESAGVSHEEMYKVFNMGVGMVIFVDKKLKDDVIDTLAKRNDVVYELGVVTEGNGIKISTYKNSIVYL, from the coding sequence ATGGTGAGCGAATACAGTAAATCTGGCGTAAATTTAGACAAACTTAAGCAGTACCATAATTTCATAGCTAATTATTTGGGTTCATCTAGGCTTGAAGTGGGAATAGGGCATTATGCTGGCGTGATAAAGTTTGATGACAAGTATTTGGCAATGCATGTGGATGGGGTAGGTACTAAGACTCTTTTGGCGTTAAAGACAGGTATCATAGAGCCCACGGGAGTTGACTGCATTGCTATGAACGTTAATGATATAGTCTGCGTTGGTGCAAGACCGATAGCTATTGTTGATTATTTAGCTTTGGAAGGGGAAATGGACGACGTGATACAGAAAGTTATGAAGGGGTTGAAAGCAGGTGCTGAGGAGGCAGAGGTTAATATTATAGGAGGTGAAACTGCAATAATGCCTGGTGTGATCAAAGGATATGATCTATCATGCTCTGCTATTGGAATTGCTGATGCACTGAAAACTGGGGAAGATGTGAGACCTGGAGATGTGGTTTTAGGCTTAGCTAGTAATGGGGTTCACTCCAATGGTTACTCTCTCATAAGGAAGTTGATAGATGAGGGAAAGTTAAGATTAGACGATTGGGCTGAAGAGTTAATGAAACCCACAAAAATCTATGTAAAATCAGTGTTGTCTGTTAAGGATAAAATTAAGGCTGTTGCACACATAACCGGTGGTTCCTTTTCGAAGTTAAGAAGGATAACCAAGTTTGGAATATCTCTTAAAATGCCTGAGCCTTTGGATATATTTAAGGCAATAGAGAGTGCAGGAGTTAGTCATGAGGAAATGTATAAGGTGTTCAATATGGGAGTCGGAATGGTAATTTTTGTGGACAAAAAATTGAAAGACGATGTAATTGATACCTTAGCAAAGAGAAATGATGTGGTTTACGAATTGGGAGTAGTAACAGAAGGTAATGGTATAAAGATTTCAACCTACAAAAATTCTATTGTATATTTATAA
- a CDS encoding amidophosphoribosyltransferase codes for MAGILGVYAFDKIWNISKFLYYGIIGLQHRGYSRSGISTLSDKGFFTISGDSAPEDLELPEIQGWAGVAYTGLEKKYPYTTDYGVLSIDGVVKTDLNELSKKLYKDPETALMEADGVFSLVFLSKDGRMIGYRDELGVKPLEIGGFGFDLAILSSETPGISVIGGELKREIKPGELVYIDSYSVSYKRLKESSSSRYCSIDIVYQSRIDSYVFDGNIYDIRVRIGEQLAEERKIEGDVVIGVPDTAIPYAIGYSRKSGIPFSLGFTRTGSPIRTMLASDDFLKVIGVQLKLNPIKSAVKGKRVILIDDSMVTGRTLKNTIFNLRVLGAKEVHVLIGSPKLIAKCPYGMQVPEEKELIAANLPDNEITKVMGADSIYWLSLEGLYKVVGHRNLCVGCMTNLFPKW; via the coding sequence ATGGCAGGTATACTAGGTGTATATGCATTTGATAAAATCTGGAACATAAGTAAGTTTTTGTACTACGGTATAATAGGCTTGCAACATAGAGGCTATTCAAGAAGTGGTATCTCGACATTAAGCGATAAAGGATTTTTTACCATCTCAGGAGACTCAGCACCTGAAGACTTAGAGCTTCCAGAGATTCAGGGATGGGCTGGTGTCGCATATACAGGATTAGAAAAGAAGTATCCTTATACCACAGATTATGGGGTTTTATCCATAGATGGAGTAGTGAAGACTGATCTCAATGAACTCAGTAAAAAGCTATACAAGGATCCTGAGACTGCCCTAATGGAAGCTGATGGAGTCTTCTCTTTAGTCTTCCTATCAAAAGACGGAAGAATGATCGGTTATAGGGATGAACTTGGAGTAAAGCCACTGGAAATAGGAGGTTTCGGATTTGATCTAGCCATACTGTCTTCTGAAACACCAGGTATTTCAGTGATTGGTGGTGAGTTGAAAAGGGAAATAAAGCCAGGAGAACTAGTTTATATAGATTCATATTCTGTGTCGTACAAGAGACTTAAGGAATCATCGTCCTCTAGATATTGCTCTATTGATATAGTTTATCAGTCAAGGATAGACAGTTACGTTTTTGATGGTAATATCTACGATATAAGGGTCAGGATAGGTGAACAGTTAGCTGAAGAGAGGAAAATTGAAGGAGATGTGGTAATAGGAGTTCCAGACACTGCAATACCATACGCAATAGGCTATTCCCGTAAATCCGGAATACCATTCTCTTTAGGCTTCACCAGGACAGGCAGTCCTATAAGGACTATGTTAGCCTCGGATGATTTCCTCAAGGTTATTGGTGTTCAGTTAAAGCTTAATCCCATAAAGTCTGCCGTTAAGGGAAAAAGAGTAATATTAATTGATGATTCTATGGTAACTGGAAGAACATTAAAGAACACCATCTTTAACTTAAGAGTATTAGGAGCCAAGGAAGTACATGTGCTAATTGGCAGTCCTAAGCTAATTGCCAAATGCCCCTATGGTATGCAAGTTCCTGAAGAAAAGGAGCTCATAGCAGCCAATCTTCCGGATAACGAAATAACTAAAGTTATGGGTGCAGACTCAATATATTGGCTAAGTCTTGAGGGACTTTACAAAGTAGTTGGTCATAGAAATTTATGCGTTGGTTGCATGACTAACCTCTTTCCTAAATGGTGA
- the carA gene encoding glutamine-hydrolyzing carbamoyl-phosphate synthase small subunit has product MDYYNNDTPGYVYLEDGTLMKGIGFGAKGIRVGEIVFTTSMNGYPESLTDPSYKGQILVITHPLIGNYGVPEKNYVNGILTNFESERIQAEGLVISELTEPFKWNSKQTLHEWLLSEGIPGVYGIDTRAVVKRVRSRGVMMGIIASGVEVNNPEEYLKKKYDEMNFIQYTSPKAPIIHQGKTGDVVVVVDCGIKHGILYQLYLRGFTVVRVPCNYSADKIMDFYPKGLLFSNGPGNPNLLTDLVKNFREIIEYNLPTLGICLGHQIATMALGGKVKKMKFGHRAINKPVIDTTTGKSYITTHNHGYAILSKQDVPIHTRVWFYNPDDGTVEGWIHEKYNIITTQFHPEARPGPWDVTWVFDKFKKMVVGDA; this is encoded by the coding sequence ATGGATTATTACAACAATGATACACCAGGATACGTATATCTAGAAGATGGAACTTTAATGAAAGGAATAGGCTTTGGTGCCAAGGGTATACGAGTCGGTGAAATAGTATTTACAACGTCCATGAATGGCTACCCAGAGAGTTTGACTGATCCTTCCTACAAAGGGCAAATCCTTGTAATTACACATCCCTTGATAGGAAATTATGGTGTTCCTGAGAAAAATTATGTCAATGGCATACTCACTAATTTTGAATCAGAGAGAATTCAAGCTGAAGGCCTAGTTATATCAGAACTAACAGAACCTTTCAAATGGAACTCAAAACAAACTTTACATGAATGGCTTCTCAGTGAAGGAATTCCAGGTGTCTATGGAATAGACACGAGGGCAGTTGTAAAGAGAGTTAGATCAAGAGGAGTAATGATGGGAATAATCGCTTCAGGTGTTGAAGTAAATAATCCGGAGGAATATTTGAAGAAAAAATATGACGAAATGAACTTTATTCAGTATACCTCACCAAAGGCTCCTATAATTCACCAAGGTAAGACAGGCGATGTTGTAGTTGTAGTTGATTGCGGAATTAAACACGGGATTTTGTATCAGTTATATTTGAGAGGATTTACCGTGGTTAGAGTTCCTTGCAATTATAGTGCGGACAAGATAATGGACTTTTATCCCAAAGGATTACTGTTTAGTAATGGTCCTGGGAATCCAAATCTTCTCACTGATTTGGTGAAAAACTTCAGAGAGATAATTGAGTACAATCTTCCCACATTAGGGATATGTTTGGGTCACCAGATAGCTACCATGGCTTTAGGAGGAAAAGTTAAGAAGATGAAGTTTGGTCATAGAGCCATCAATAAGCCTGTTATAGATACAACCACTGGAAAGAGCTACATTACTACCCATAATCATGGTTACGCAATACTTTCAAAACAAGATGTTCCTATTCACACACGTGTTTGGTTTTATAATCCAGATGACGGAACTGTTGAGGGTTGGATACATGAAAAGTACAACATAATTACCACTCAGTTTCACCCTGAGGCTAGACCCGGTCCATGGGATGTAACTTGGGTTTTTGATAAATTTAAGAAAATGGTGGTAGGAGATGCGTGA
- the argH gene encoding argininosuccinate lyase, with translation MLYRRWGSDKDFVISYTSSNESDKEIVEEVKLTLKAHVIELYLSNYISKDTAKKIIRAINSFKDYPSSGYEDVHEALEDYIIKNIGEEGGWVGLGRSRNDHVATALRLRTREYIFDIMEELYLLRKSLIEQAKKNLNTIMPSYTHFQPAQPTTLAHYFMYLEEELNTPWEALFNSLKLINRSPLGSGAIVGSNVKIDRKREAELLGFDDVLYNTISSTSSRIDFINAISSLTLLMLVLSRFAEDMILLSSMFVNIIKLPDSHVSTSSLMPQKRNSVTMEILRTKVGECYGDLSSLMMIYKGLPSGYNLDLQEMNKHYWNCIKHVIPSIHITRDIIQNIQIKNFGEIQGLTATDLAEEMAISGIPYRKAYIDVANKIKAGTFVAGISYTKSIENKKVIGSPNPSLLTQEIEIKEKRLNNQHEKFKQYKESVIEKMGQLGVIEDGLLQQ, from the coding sequence ATGTTATATAGAAGATGGGGCTCTGATAAAGATTTTGTAATTTCGTACACTTCCTCTAATGAATCTGATAAAGAGATTGTAGAAGAAGTCAAGCTTACTTTAAAGGCTCATGTTATAGAACTATACTTATCTAATTACATCTCTAAGGATACTGCAAAAAAGATCATTCGTGCAATAAATTCCTTCAAAGATTACCCTTCCTCAGGCTATGAAGACGTTCATGAAGCTTTAGAGGATTATATTATAAAGAATATAGGAGAAGAGGGAGGTTGGGTTGGACTTGGTCGCAGTAGAAATGATCATGTAGCTACAGCCCTGAGACTAAGAACTAGAGAATATATTTTTGACATTATGGAAGAACTTTACTTACTTAGGAAGTCCTTAATCGAACAGGCTAAGAAAAACCTAAACACGATTATGCCATCTTATACCCATTTCCAGCCTGCTCAACCCACTACTTTGGCTCATTACTTCATGTATTTGGAAGAAGAGTTAAACACACCATGGGAGGCTTTGTTTAACTCCCTGAAACTAATAAATAGAAGTCCATTAGGTAGCGGAGCAATAGTAGGTAGTAATGTTAAGATAGATAGGAAGAGAGAGGCTGAACTGTTAGGCTTTGATGATGTACTTTATAATACAATATCGTCAACCTCTTCAAGGATAGATTTCATTAATGCAATATCCTCACTGACATTACTAATGCTAGTGTTAAGTAGATTTGCCGAGGATATGATACTACTGTCTTCTATGTTCGTTAATATAATTAAACTTCCAGATAGTCATGTCAGTACTAGTAGCCTTATGCCTCAAAAGAGAAATAGTGTAACGATGGAGATCTTGAGAACAAAGGTGGGAGAATGTTATGGAGATTTATCGTCACTAATGATGATTTACAAAGGTTTACCTTCTGGGTATAATCTCGATCTGCAGGAGATGAATAAACATTATTGGAATTGTATCAAACATGTGATACCATCAATACATATTACAAGAGACATAATTCAAAATATTCAAATCAAAAATTTTGGAGAAATACAAGGCTTAACAGCTACTGATTTAGCTGAAGAAATGGCTATTTCCGGCATTCCCTATCGAAAAGCTTATATAGATGTGGCAAACAAAATTAAAGCGGGCACTTTCGTAGCTGGAATTTCTTACACAAAATCCATAGAAAATAAAAAGGTAATTGGATCTCCAAATCCAAGTTTATTGACACAGGAAATTGAAATTAAAGAAAAGAGACTCAATAATCAACATGAAAAATTTAAGCAATATAAGGAAAGTGTTATAGAAAAGATGGGTCAATTGGGAGTGATAGAAGATGGATTATTACAACAATGA
- a CDS encoding argininosuccinate synthase: MKIVLAYSGGLDTTVAIRWLRETFNADVTTVTVDVGQKDDFYQIEKRAYIAGAIKHYTIDAKKDFAERYISYAIKMNGLYEDIYPLSTALARPLIVEKVVEIAKKIGAEAIAHGSTSKGNDQVRFDLAVKALYPEAKIIAPARIWNMTRDKEIEYAKSKGIPIKTESSKYSIDENLWGRSIEGDIISDPSKEVPEDAFEWTKKTKDDKLKISLTFDKGLPVEVNGEKMDLLKVIQVLNELVGSRGFGRVEHLENRVVGFKSREVYEVPAALVLINSHKDLEKSTYTPLEFRFKRSLDGQWSDLVYQGLWFEPLRETIQIAGDNLNKWISGEVFIEVENGNMKILGRKGKFSPFSEEIASYNKGWYPSDEMARGFIEIFGMHSLVARKSRGI; this comes from the coding sequence ATGAAAATCGTACTTGCATACTCAGGAGGATTAGATACGACTGTTGCTATTCGATGGCTAAGAGAAACCTTCAACGCTGATGTTACAACAGTTACAGTGGATGTAGGTCAAAAGGATGATTTTTATCAAATAGAAAAAAGAGCTTATATAGCAGGAGCAATAAAACATTATACTATAGATGCAAAAAAGGATTTTGCAGAAAGATATATCTCATACGCAATAAAGATGAATGGTTTATATGAAGATATATACCCTCTCTCAACAGCCTTAGCAAGACCATTAATAGTTGAAAAGGTAGTCGAAATAGCCAAGAAAATAGGTGCGGAGGCAATCGCCCACGGCTCGACATCAAAAGGTAATGATCAGGTTAGATTTGATTTAGCGGTTAAGGCGTTGTACCCTGAGGCAAAGATCATAGCCCCTGCAAGAATATGGAATATGACAAGGGATAAGGAAATCGAATATGCTAAATCGAAAGGAATTCCAATAAAGACAGAAAGTAGTAAGTATAGTATAGATGAAAATCTTTGGGGAAGAAGTATAGAAGGAGATATAATTTCCGATCCATCAAAGGAGGTTCCTGAGGACGCATTTGAGTGGACTAAGAAGACAAAAGATGACAAACTTAAGATTTCCTTAACCTTTGATAAGGGTCTTCCTGTGGAAGTCAATGGAGAAAAAATGGATTTACTTAAGGTTATTCAAGTACTTAATGAGCTCGTTGGTTCAAGAGGTTTTGGAAGAGTTGAACATCTTGAAAACAGAGTAGTGGGCTTTAAATCGAGGGAAGTCTATGAGGTACCTGCTGCACTAGTTTTAATTAATTCTCATAAGGACTTAGAGAAATCAACTTACACTCCACTAGAATTTAGATTTAAGAGATCTCTTGATGGTCAGTGGAGTGATCTGGTTTATCAGGGTCTATGGTTTGAGCCTTTACGAGAGACTATCCAGATAGCTGGAGATAATCTAAATAAATGGATCTCGGGGGAGGTATTTATTGAGGTTGAAAATGGTAACATGAAAATCTTAGGCAGAAAAGGAAAGTTCTCTCCATTTTCTGAGGAGATAGCAAGTTACAATAAGGGCTGGTATCCATCTGACGAGATGGCTAGAGGTTTCATAGAGATCTTTGGTATGCACTCATTGGTGGCCAGAAAATCGAGAGGGATATGA
- the purD gene encoding phosphoribosylamine--glycine ligase — protein MKKVLLIGEGARENVLAEALGTSEEGYRVFALSSYKNPGINEIVMKTNGEYLIGNINSVEEVRRAIKQVNPDFGVIGPEEPLFHGIADEFRKEGIPVVGPNADGAMIEKSKVWMRELMWKYEIPGRLRFRYFNNMQEAAKFILEYGGSVAVKPAEQVGGRGVKVVADLQAYLSEEKRSALSKGVENVASLVKGDVKILIEEKVDGPEYTLHVLTDGKSYLPLPLAQDYKNAYEDGIGPETGGMGSISGPDYLLPFINREEFDKSFEIVRKTADAIAKEVKQAYVGILSGQMMLTAIWGPTIIEYYSRLGDPETSAIIPRITSDFGRTLELLATSHLNKAKIEINEKPSIVKAVAPLGYPLDKNMATGHTIWLDLPRMREIGCNVYFGSISQEGGKLITKGSRALEITVVDDYDKAVEKLDRCFSLISSDTKLIFRHDIGRTISQQEEKAEIVRFSYKSRESKGILGVSADWSPNGGLW, from the coding sequence ATGAAGAAAGTTCTCTTAATAGGTGAAGGAGCAAGAGAAAATGTATTAGCAGAAGCACTAGGAACTTCTGAAGAAGGATATAGAGTCTTCGCTCTTTCAAGCTACAAAAATCCAGGAATAAATGAGATTGTTATGAAGACTAATGGCGAGTACTTGATAGGAAATATAAATTCAGTTGAGGAAGTAAGGAGAGCTATTAAACAAGTGAATCCAGATTTTGGCGTAATTGGTCCAGAAGAGCCTTTATTCCATGGTATAGCAGATGAGTTCAGAAAAGAGGGTATCCCAGTAGTTGGACCCAATGCAGATGGTGCCATGATCGAGAAATCTAAGGTTTGGATGAGAGAGTTAATGTGGAAATATGAAATTCCAGGAAGGCTCAGATTCAGATATTTTAATAACATGCAGGAAGCTGCTAAATTTATTCTCGAATATGGCGGCTCAGTTGCAGTTAAACCGGCAGAACAAGTAGGTGGTAGAGGAGTTAAAGTGGTCGCAGATTTACAGGCTTATTTAAGTGAGGAAAAAAGAAGCGCTTTAAGTAAAGGTGTCGAGAACGTTGCTAGCTTGGTAAAGGGAGATGTGAAAATTCTTATTGAAGAGAAAGTAGATGGACCGGAGTATACTCTTCACGTTCTGACCGATGGTAAAAGCTATTTGCCTCTGCCTTTAGCTCAAGATTATAAGAACGCATATGAGGACGGAATAGGTCCGGAGACCGGTGGTATGGGGTCTATATCTGGACCAGACTACTTATTGCCGTTTATAAATAGGGAGGAATTTGATAAATCTTTTGAGATAGTTAGAAAAACTGCAGATGCAATTGCAAAGGAAGTGAAACAGGCTTATGTTGGTATACTTTCTGGTCAAATGATGTTAACTGCCATATGGGGACCCACGATCATAGAGTATTATTCAAGATTAGGGGATCCTGAGACCTCAGCCATAATTCCTAGAATTACTAGTGATTTCGGAAGAACCTTAGAGTTGCTTGCAACCTCTCACTTGAATAAAGCTAAAATAGAAATTAATGAGAAACCGTCAATTGTTAAAGCCGTAGCACCCTTAGGTTATCCATTAGATAAGAATATGGCAACTGGGCATACAATTTGGCTGGATTTACCTAGAATGAGGGAGATAGGTTGTAATGTATATTTCGGTTCAATATCACAGGAAGGGGGAAAACTTATAACAAAAGGTTCGAGAGCCCTTGAAATTACAGTGGTTGATGACTATGATAAAGCTGTAGAGAAACTGGATAGGTGTTTCTCATTGATTTCTTCGGATACAAAATTGATATTTAGACACGATATTGGAAGGACTATCTCTCAGCAGGAGGAAAAAGCCGAAATAGTGAGATTTTCGTATAAGTCCCGTGAATCTAAGGGAATTTTGGGCGTAAGTGCAGACTGGTCACCAAATGGTGGTCTATGGTGA